In Pseudomonas sp. Q1-7, the genomic window GTCGATTCAGCAATCCCCGGCTCTCCAGCCGGTCCAGCACCCCGGAAAGTGAGGCCTGGGTGAGACTGACCTCGCGGGCCAGATGGCTGGCTGTCAGTTCACCCTGGCTGGCCATGATGCGCAGGATCAATAACTGCAAGGGAGTCAGGCCGCCGAATCGGGCCAAACGCTTGGCATGCACCTCGGTCGCCTGCTGCAGGCGGCGCAAGCCTTTGAATACGGCAAGTGAGTAAGCATCCGCCAATACCCCTTTATAGAGGCTCTCGCTCATGGATTCGGCCCTTCATTGAGTTGTTTCGTCATGAAAATTTTACACCAGATACTTTGACCTGAAAGCATTTTTCTGTTTAGGTAATAGAGGTGCCCCGGGCGCACACCCCTCCCCAACGGCAATCCGGTAAGGACTTATGTGCGGCATTTCTGGAGAATTACGTTTCGACAACACCCCTGCCAACCTCGCTGCAATTGAGCGTATCACCCATCACATGGAGCCTCGCGGCCCCAACAGCCACGGCTTTCACTGCCAGGGCCCGCTAGCGTTCGGTCATCGGCGGCTGAAGATCATGGACCTCGCCGAATCGTCCGGCCAGCCCATGCTGGACCCGCAACTGGGTCTGGCGATGGTCTTTAATGGTTCCATCTATAACTATCCAGAGCTGCGTGTAGAGCTCCAGCAGCTGGGCTACCGCTTTTTCTCGGAAGGCGACACCGAAGTGCTGCTCAAGGCCTGGCATGCCTGGGGCAAGGACATGCTGCCCAAGCTCAACGGCATGTTCGCCCTGGCCATCTGGGAGCGGGATACGCAACGCCTGTTCCTCGCCCGCGACCGCCTCGGCATCAAGCCGCTGTACCTGTCGCGCACCGGGCAACGCCTGCGCTTCGCCTCCAGCCTGCCGGCCCTGCTGCAGGGTGGCGACCTGGATACTGCCCTCGACCCGCAGGCGCTGAACTTCTACCTCAACTTCCACGCCGTGGTGCCGGCGCCACGCACCCTGGTCAAGGGCGTGGAAAAGCTGTCGCCGGGCAGCTGGATGATGTTCGACGCCGCCGGCAACTCCGATCACGGCACGTGGTGGCAACTGGAGTACGGTCCCCGCGAGGACGAACAGGGCCTCGGTTTCGATGACTGGCGCGACCGGCTGCTGGACAGTCTGCGCGACGCCGTCGCGATCCGCCAGCGCGCCGCCCGCGAAGTCGGCGTGCTGCTCTCCGGCGGGGTGGATTCCAGCCTGCTGGTGGGCCTGCTGGCGGAAACCGGCGTCGAACAGTTGGCGACCTTTTCCATCGGTTTCCAGGACGCCGGTGGCGAGCGCGGCGACGAGTTCGAATATTCCGACCTGATCGCCCGCCACTACGGCACCCGCCACCAGCAACTGCGCATCGGCGAACACGAAGTGCTGGAACAGTTGCCCGCCGCCTTCGCCGCCATGAGCGAGCCGATGGTCAGCCACGACTGCATCGCCTTCTACCTGCTCGCCCGCGAGGTGTCCAAGCACTGCAAGGTGGTGCAGAGCGGCCAGGGCGCCGACGAATTGTTCGGCGGCTACCACTGGTACCCGCCGCTGGCCGACACCCGCGACCCGTTCGGCAGCTACCGCACGGCCTTCTTCGACCGGGACCACAGCGAATACCAGGCCACGGTGCAGCCGGCCTGGCTCACCGACGACCTGGCCGGCGACTTCGTGCGCCAGCACTTCGCCCGCCCTGGCGCCCTCGACCCGGTGGACAAGGCCCTGCGCCTGGACAGCACGGTGATGCTGGTGGACGACCCGGTGAAGCGCGTGGACAACATGACCATGGCCTGGGGCCTGGAGGCGCGGGTGCCCTTCCTCGACTACCGGGTGGCCGAGCTGTCGGCACGCATCCCCTCGCGCTTCAAGCTCGGCGACGGTGGCAAGGCGGTGCTCAAGGCCGCCGCGCGCCAGGTCATTCCCGCCCAGGTGATCGACCGGCCCAAGGGCTATTTCCCGGTGCCCGGCCTCAAGCACCTGGAAGGCCGGACCCGCGACTGGGTGCGCGAACTGCTGCTGGACCCGAGCCAGGACCGCGGCCTGTTCCAGCCGGCCATGCTGGAACAGCTGCTGGCCAGCCCGGAGCAGGACATCACCCCGCTGCGCGGCTCCAAGCTCTGGCAGATGGCCGCCCTCAACCTCTGGCTCAATCAACAGGGACTCTGAACAAGCATGAAAGCTCATACCTTGCACAGCCAACGCCTGCTGCGTGGCCAGGCACCGTCCTACCAGCGCCTGCAGGCGCGCCTGGCGGAAGTCCGGCAAGACCCGCACGATGAGCCCAAGGTCTTGCACTGCGGCTGGGGCCGCCTGCTGCTTGGTCACACCTTCGCCACGCCGGGCGGTCTCGCCCAGGAGCTGCTCTCCGAACGCCCCGGCGAGCGCGACATCGCCCTCTATGTCGCCGCCCCCCAGCAGGTGCTGGCGCAGGCGCCGCAGCAGCTGTTCCTCGACCCGTCCGATACCCTGCGTCTCTGGTTCACCGACTACCGCCCGGCGCGCCGCGCCTTTCGCGGCTTCCGCATCCGCCGCGCCGTGAGCGAGGCGGACTGGCAGGCGGTGAACCAGCTCTACCGCTGCCGCGACATGCTGCCGGTGAACCAGGACGCCATCACCCCGCGCCACCAGGGCGGGCCGGTGTACTGGCTGGCCGAGGACGAACGCGACAGCCAGGTGATCGGCGCCGTCATGGGCCTCAACCACGCCAAGGCCTTCGGCGACCCGGAAGGCGGTTCCAGCCTCTGGTGCCTGGCGGTGGACCCGCAATGCAGCCGCCCGGGCGTCGGCGAAGCGCTGGTGCGCCACCTGATCGAGCACTTCATGAGCCGCGAACTCAGTTACCTCGACCTCTCGGTGCTGCACGACAACCGCCAGGCCAAGGCGCTCTACGCCAAACTGGGCTTCCGCGAGCTGGCCACCTTCGCGGTGAAGCACAAGAACAGCATCAACCAGACCCTGTTCATCGGCCCCGGCCCCGAAGAGCAGCTCAACCCCTACGCCCGCATCATCGTCGACGAGGCGCTGCGCCGTGGCATCGGCGTGCAGGTGGACGACGCCGAGGGCGGCCTGTTCAGCCTCAGCCTGGGCGGCCGGCGGATCCGCTGCCGCGAATCGCTCTGCGACCTGACCAGCGCAGTGAGCATGACCCTCTGCCAGGACAAGCACCTCACCCACCGCGCGCTGGCCCAGGTCGGCATCCGCCAGCCGGCCCAGCGCCTGGCCGGCTCGGAGGCGGACAACGCCGCCTTC contains:
- the ngg gene encoding N-acetylglutaminylglutamine synthetase, which encodes MKAHTLHSQRLLRGQAPSYQRLQARLAEVRQDPHDEPKVLHCGWGRLLLGHTFATPGGLAQELLSERPGERDIALYVAAPQQVLAQAPQQLFLDPSDTLRLWFTDYRPARRAFRGFRIRRAVSEADWQAVNQLYRCRDMLPVNQDAITPRHQGGPVYWLAEDERDSQVIGAVMGLNHAKAFGDPEGGSSLWCLAVDPQCSRPGVGEALVRHLIEHFMSRELSYLDLSVLHDNRQAKALYAKLGFRELATFAVKHKNSINQTLFIGPGPEEQLNPYARIIVDEALRRGIGVQVDDAEGGLFSLSLGGRRIRCRESLCDLTSAVSMTLCQDKHLTHRALAQVGIRQPAQRLAGSEADNAAFLAEHGSLVVKPVNGEQGQGVAVDLRSPDEVRTAIAAAEHFDSRVLLESCHPGLDLRVVVINYEVVAAAVRRPAEVVGDGQRSLRQLIERQSRRRQAATQGESRIPLDGETERTLRAAGFDYDSVLPAGTRLAVRRTANLHTGGTLEDVTASLHPALAEAAILAARTLEIPVVGLDLLVPAADQPDYVLIEANERVGLANHQPQPTAERFIDLLFPLSKAHA
- a CDS encoding N-acetylglutaminylglutamine amidotransferase; translated protein: MCGISGELRFDNTPANLAAIERITHHMEPRGPNSHGFHCQGPLAFGHRRLKIMDLAESSGQPMLDPQLGLAMVFNGSIYNYPELRVELQQLGYRFFSEGDTEVLLKAWHAWGKDMLPKLNGMFALAIWERDTQRLFLARDRLGIKPLYLSRTGQRLRFASSLPALLQGGDLDTALDPQALNFYLNFHAVVPAPRTLVKGVEKLSPGSWMMFDAAGNSDHGTWWQLEYGPREDEQGLGFDDWRDRLLDSLRDAVAIRQRAAREVGVLLSGGVDSSLLVGLLAETGVEQLATFSIGFQDAGGERGDEFEYSDLIARHYGTRHQQLRIGEHEVLEQLPAAFAAMSEPMVSHDCIAFYLLAREVSKHCKVVQSGQGADELFGGYHWYPPLADTRDPFGSYRTAFFDRDHSEYQATVQPAWLTDDLAGDFVRQHFARPGALDPVDKALRLDSTVMLVDDPVKRVDNMTMAWGLEARVPFLDYRVAELSARIPSRFKLGDGGKAVLKAAARQVIPAQVIDRPKGYFPVPGLKHLEGRTRDWVRELLLDPSQDRGLFQPAMLEQLLASPEQDITPLRGSKLWQMAALNLWLNQQGL
- a CDS encoding MarR family winged helix-turn-helix transcriptional regulator; this encodes MSESLYKGVLADAYSLAVFKGLRRLQQATEVHAKRLARFGGLTPLQLLILRIMASQGELTASHLAREVSLTQASLSGVLDRLESRGLLNRRRDERDRRKHWLVLTDRGLEALAEAPSLLPEHVLARFAALAEWERHSLLAALLHAAELFDTPEEGEEEE